AAGTTGCCAAGGCATCTTTGGAGATGAATCATTTATACCAAGATCTTGGTTTTGATAATAGAGTAGAGATGGGAAGATTTATGCAAGAGTATTTTCCAAAACTGAGTGCTATGAAACCTAAAGAAACTTTATGGAAAAAATATCTTTATGATCTGCTCAACGAAACAGCACCAGCCTGTGCCGAATGCAATGATCAGCTGACATGTTTTAAGTGTCAAATTTAATTTGAAGGAGAATTTATTTATGCAAGTATATTTAGACAATAACGCGACAACAAAAGTAGACGAAAAAGTTTTTGAAGAGATGCAACCGTTTTTTTGTGAACTGTATGGGAATCCAAACTCATTACACAGTGTGGGCTCTGCTACACATCCAAAAATTGCTGAGGCATTTGACTTTCTTTATGAAGGTATTAATGCGGATGACGAGGATGACATCATTATCACGGCAAATGCGACAGAGGCAAATAACTGGGTAGTAAAAAGTGTTTGGCTTGATCAGATTTTAGACGGTGAGAAAAACCATATTATTACAAGTGAAGTGGAACACCCTGCCATTACTGCTGCATGTAACTATTTAGAGAAAAAAGGTGTGGATGTTACTTACCTTACTGTAAATGAAGAGGGTGTACTTGAAGCAGATGCCGTTCGTGATGCTATTCGTGAAGACACAGCACTGGTTTCTGTTATGTGGGCAAACAACGAAACAGGAAAACTTTTCCCTATTAAAGAAATAGGTGCAATTTGTAAAGAAAAAGGTGTGCTATTTCATTCAGATGCTACGCAGGCAATAGGAAAAGTTAAAGTGGATGTTCAAGATGCGAATGTTGACATGATTAGTTTCTCGGCTCACAAATTCCATGGACCAAAAGGTGTAGGCGGGCTTTACATTAAAAAAGGTGTACAACTTAGCCCATACATGCACGGTGGTGAACAGATGGACGGAAGACGTGCCGGAACACTTG
This Sulfurimonas sp. C5 DNA region includes the following protein-coding sequences:
- a CDS encoding NifS family cysteine desulfurase, yielding MQVYLDNNATTKVDEKVFEEMQPFFCELYGNPNSLHSVGSATHPKIAEAFDFLYEGINADDEDDIIITANATEANNWVVKSVWLDQILDGEKNHIITSEVEHPAITAACNYLEKKGVDVTYLTVNEEGVLEADAVRDAIREDTALVSVMWANNETGKLFPIKEIGAICKEKGVLFHSDATQAIGKVKVDVQDANVDMISFSAHKFHGPKGVGGLYIKKGVQLSPYMHGGEQMDGRRAGTLDVASIVGMGKAMQLATNTMALAYEQNHVGMLRDKLEKAILKIPDTIVIGDRENRTPNTTLISIRGVEGESMLWDLNKNGISASTGSACASEDLEANPVMNAFGSDSELAHTGIRFSLSRFNTEEQIDYAIEKIKEAVERLRSISSSYAYTPKNHVSQLEHN
- a CDS encoding nitrogen fixation protein NifQ; amino-acid sequence: MTQGFMTVNEVLEAKVKLLLEFFSKDDYSKMVVAPKVAKASLEMNHLYQDLGFDNRVEMGRFMQEYFPKLSAMKPKETLWKKYLYDLLNETAPACAECNDQLTCFKCQI